The Prosthecobacter dejongeii genome contains a region encoding:
- the leuC gene encoding 3-isopropylmalate dehydratase large subunit produces MGKTLFEKVWESHVVGTLANGQTQLLIDTHLVHEVTSPQAFGMLRDLNLKVAYPHRTFATVDHIVPTDSQVSPFSDPLAEAMIQELNKNAQEFGITYFSLASGKQGIVHVVGPEQGITQPGTTIACGDSHTATHGAFGAIAFGIGTTQVRDILATQTMAMGKMKVRRINVEGKLRPGVYSKDVALHIIRLLGANGGIGYAYEYGGNIFDEFTMEERMTVCNMAIEGGARCGYVNPDETTFEYLKGRPYSPTGAEWDSTVAKWREVASDKDAKYDDVVNIRAEDVPPTVTWGTSPDQAIAVTENVPTPESATTEPGRISIQDALDYMKLPAGEPIKGTKIDVAFIGSCTNGRLSDFREVAKFIKGKKVAAGVKAIAVPGSQIVDVMARQEGLDKVFSDAGFEWRNAGCSMCLAMNPDKLVGDQLCASSSNRNFKGRQGSTTGRTVLMSPVMVAAAALTGSIADAREVFSIAG; encoded by the coding sequence ATGGGCAAAACACTCTTCGAAAAAGTCTGGGAATCTCACGTCGTCGGAACTCTTGCGAACGGCCAGACGCAGCTTCTCATTGATACCCACCTGGTGCATGAAGTGACCAGCCCGCAGGCCTTCGGTATGCTGCGCGACCTCAACCTGAAGGTAGCCTACCCGCACCGCACCTTCGCGACGGTGGACCACATCGTCCCGACCGATAGCCAGGTCTCGCCTTTCTCCGATCCTCTCGCTGAGGCGATGATCCAGGAGCTGAACAAGAATGCGCAGGAATTTGGCATCACCTACTTCAGCCTAGCCAGCGGCAAGCAGGGCATCGTCCACGTCGTCGGGCCAGAGCAGGGCATCACCCAGCCAGGCACCACCATCGCCTGTGGCGACTCCCACACCGCCACTCACGGCGCCTTTGGCGCCATCGCCTTCGGCATCGGCACCACGCAGGTGCGTGACATCCTGGCCACTCAGACCATGGCCATGGGCAAGATGAAGGTCCGCCGCATCAATGTGGAGGGCAAACTTCGCCCCGGAGTTTACTCCAAGGACGTCGCCCTGCACATCATCCGCCTCCTGGGCGCGAATGGCGGCATCGGCTACGCCTACGAATACGGCGGCAATATCTTTGACGAGTTCACGATGGAAGAGCGCATGACCGTCTGCAACATGGCCATCGAAGGCGGTGCCCGCTGTGGTTACGTGAATCCGGATGAAACCACCTTTGAATACCTCAAAGGCCGCCCTTACTCCCCGACAGGCGCTGAATGGGACAGCACTGTGGCCAAGTGGCGCGAAGTGGCTTCCGACAAGGACGCCAAGTATGACGACGTCGTCAACATCCGTGCTGAAGACGTGCCGCCGACAGTCACCTGGGGTACCAGCCCGGATCAGGCCATCGCCGTTACTGAAAACGTGCCGACCCCTGAAAGCGCCACGACTGAACCCGGCCGCATCTCCATCCAGGACGCCCTGGACTACATGAAACTGCCTGCGGGCGAGCCGATCAAAGGCACGAAGATTGACGTCGCCTTCATCGGTTCCTGCACCAACGGCCGTCTGAGCGACTTCCGCGAAGTGGCCAAGTTCATCAAGGGCAAAAAGGTCGCCGCAGGCGTCAAAGCCATCGCTGTTCCTGGCTCCCAGATCGTGGATGTCATGGCCCGTCAGGAAGGCCTCGACAAAGTCTTCTCCGACGCCGGTTTCGAATGGCGCAATGCAGGCTGCTCCATGTGCCTGGCCATGAACCCCGACAAGCTCGTGGGTGACCAGCTTTGCGCTTCCTCCAGCAACCGCAACTTCAAAGGCCGCCAGGGCAGCACCACGGGTCGCACCGTGCTCATGTCCCCCGTCATGGTCGCCGCCGCCGCCCTGACAGGCAGCATCGCCGACGCCCGTGAGGTGTTCTCCATCGCTGGTTGA
- a CDS encoding addiction module protein, with product MMIDRIAPEALKLPLEERIQLAASLWESIEDPYALAADREDEEAILLALVRDAEIESGKVAPISHSDLMRRLRK from the coding sequence ATGATGATCGACCGCATCGCACCGGAAGCCTTAAAGCTTCCTCTGGAGGAGCGGATACAGCTTGCGGCCTCTTTATGGGAGAGCATTGAAGATCCGTATGCGCTGGCAGCGGATCGGGAAGACGAAGAGGCCATCTTGTTAGCGCTCGTGCGAGATGCAGAAATTGAATCCGGGAAAGTCGCCCCAATCTCACACAGCGATTTGATGAGGCGTCTTCGAAAATGA
- a CDS encoding alpha/beta hydrolase family protein, with protein MSAPFSAPSITPRRQFLQSTGLTLLSLPTLAKAQQGGSKPKSPASANAVTSAPVSSPALEPLNRFPRMQQDWLVDVVRGIEAQGNAQRAALKTQADAEAYVKSVQKRIRQSFGPLPEKTPLNAKVTGVVEREAYRIENIVFESRPGYFVTGNMYVPKGRTGKMPATVGLCGHSLNGKAAEAYQSFAQGLARLGHICFIIDPVGQGERFQYLDNAGLKSRLGGGVSEHIQMGNSQTLVGEFLGSWFAWDGIRALDYLLTRDEVDPQHLGVTGNSGGGTQTTWLCGLEPRFTMGAPSCFVTTFRRNVENELPADTEQCPPQVLALGLDHLDFIAAMAPKPVIIMAQEKDFFDARGSAEAYEQLKKLYTLLGRPENIQLHTGPDPHGYSQSNREAMYRFFNKVTGLPEVAAEPTLTLEKDETLLCAPKGQVAELKSRTLMSFTQEKVANLAQQRKALKGEALKAAVREVLRLPPLPTTAPDYGILRGAGSRKYPAKAYCTYTVETEPGIHALLTRLQEEELTSRIPGAAKRAILYLSHHSADAEMRSDAWVQGLIQAEPEAAFYGCDVRGIGESQPNTCGVNQFLKPYGSHYFYAAHGLMLNRPLLGQRVFDVLRVIQALRAAGHQEIHLAGRGWGALVAGLTALFANEVKQVTLKNALASFQVIAEDAEYQWPYAVMLPGVLAHFDLPDCYAELANQKLQNLEPWGAGDGMKL; from the coding sequence ATGTCTGCGCCATTTTCCGCTCCCTCCATCACTCCTCGCCGCCAGTTTCTTCAAAGTACCGGACTGACCCTGCTCAGCCTGCCGACGCTCGCCAAGGCCCAGCAAGGTGGCAGCAAACCCAAGTCACCTGCCTCGGCCAACGCAGTCACATCGGCCCCGGTTTCTTCCCCTGCCCTGGAGCCGCTGAACCGTTTCCCGCGCATGCAGCAGGACTGGTTGGTGGATGTGGTGCGTGGGATCGAAGCCCAAGGGAATGCCCAGCGTGCCGCCCTGAAAACTCAGGCCGATGCTGAGGCCTATGTGAAATCTGTGCAGAAGCGCATCCGTCAGAGTTTTGGCCCGCTGCCCGAGAAGACGCCGCTGAATGCGAAGGTCACAGGCGTGGTGGAGCGCGAGGCATATCGGATCGAAAACATCGTCTTTGAAAGCCGTCCGGGTTACTTCGTCACGGGCAATATGTATGTGCCGAAAGGTCGCACGGGCAAGATGCCTGCGACCGTGGGCCTGTGCGGGCATTCCCTGAATGGCAAGGCCGCCGAGGCTTACCAGAGCTTTGCCCAGGGCCTCGCGCGACTTGGGCACATCTGTTTCATCATTGACCCCGTAGGTCAGGGAGAACGCTTTCAATACCTGGACAATGCAGGCCTGAAGTCGCGTCTGGGTGGTGGTGTGTCAGAGCACATCCAGATGGGCAATTCCCAGACGCTTGTCGGCGAGTTCCTCGGCAGCTGGTTTGCCTGGGATGGCATCCGCGCACTGGACTACCTGCTCACGCGGGATGAGGTGGACCCGCAGCATCTCGGTGTCACGGGCAACTCGGGCGGCGGCACACAGACCACTTGGCTCTGCGGGCTGGAGCCCCGGTTTACCATGGGTGCGCCCTCCTGCTTTGTGACAACCTTCCGTCGCAACGTGGAAAACGAACTGCCCGCCGATACGGAGCAGTGCCCGCCGCAGGTGCTGGCACTGGGGTTGGATCACCTGGATTTCATCGCTGCCATGGCTCCGAAGCCCGTCATCATCATGGCACAGGAAAAGGATTTCTTTGATGCTCGCGGTTCTGCCGAGGCCTATGAGCAGCTTAAAAAGTTATACACCTTGTTAGGTAGACCGGAGAACATCCAGCTCCACACCGGGCCAGACCCGCATGGTTACTCGCAGTCCAATCGCGAGGCGATGTACCGTTTCTTCAACAAGGTCACGGGTCTGCCCGAAGTAGCCGCAGAGCCCACGCTGACCCTAGAGAAAGACGAAACGCTGCTGTGCGCGCCCAAAGGGCAGGTGGCGGAGCTGAAGTCCCGCACGCTCATGTCCTTCACCCAGGAGAAGGTCGCAAACCTAGCCCAGCAGCGCAAGGCCCTGAAGGGGGAAGCTTTAAAAGCCGCCGTGCGTGAGGTGCTGCGGCTGCCCCCACTGCCCACCACGGCCCCGGATTACGGCATCCTTCGTGGAGCAGGTTCACGCAAATACCCGGCTAAAGCCTACTGCACCTACACGGTAGAAACGGAGCCTGGCATCCATGCCCTCCTCACTCGCCTCCAGGAAGAGGAGCTGACCTCCCGCATTCCCGGTGCGGCCAAGCGGGCCATCCTTTACCTCTCCCACCATTCCGCCGATGCTGAGATGCGCAGCGATGCCTGGGTGCAGGGACTCATCCAGGCCGAGCCCGAAGCGGCTTTCTACGGTTGCGATGTTCGTGGCATCGGGGAATCCCAGCCGAATACCTGCGGAGTGAATCAATTTTTGAAACCTTACGGCAGCCACTATTTCTATGCCGCGCATGGATTGATGTTGAACCGTCCTTTGTTAGGCCAGCGAGTGTTTGACGTTCTGCGGGTCATCCAAGCCCTGCGTGCGGCGGGACATCAGGAGATCCACCTCGCTGGGCGCGGGTGGGGTGCTTTGGTCGCTGGCTTGACTGCGCTATTTGCAAACGAGGTCAAGCAGGTGACCCTCAAAAATGCGCTCGCCTCTTTCCAAGTGATCGCAGAGGATGCGGAATACCAGTGGCCCTATGCCGTGATGCTGCCAGGCGTACTGGCGCATTTTGATCTGCCAGACTGTTATGCAGAACTGGCTAACCAAAAGTTGCAAAACCTGGAACCCTGGGGTGCTGGCGATGGAATGAAGTTGTGA
- the zigA gene encoding zinc metallochaperone GTPase ZigA: MIAPPSRLPVTVLSGFLGAGKTTLLNHILRNREGRKVAVIVNDMSEVNVDAQLVKSGDAKLSRTEEKMVEMSNGCICCTLREDLMLEVGKLAREGRFDALVIESTGVSEPMPVAETFTFEDEAGHSLSDLAQLDTMVTVVDARNFLEDYHSTEDLQDRGQGMSEEDGRTLAHLLTDQIEFANVILINKTDCVAPEEVKEIQGIIHALNPKAKVHLTQHSEVPLETVMHTGLFDMQEAEESQGWLDSLQGHTPETEEYGISSFVYRAHRPFHPERFQAHLKASWEGVVRAKGLFWLATRMELAGFVSQAGVLRDTRALGFFWSAVDQAEWPQDAVSLQEIQANSRDPYGDRRQEIVIIGRHMDQDSLRANFDACLLTDEEYAGGPAAWSRFPDPFPKWGPAEE, translated from the coding sequence ATGATCGCTCCTCCTTCACGTCTTCCTGTCACCGTTCTTTCCGGCTTTCTCGGTGCCGGAAAGACCACGCTTCTGAACCACATCTTGCGGAATCGTGAAGGCCGCAAAGTGGCGGTGATTGTGAATGACATGAGCGAGGTGAATGTGGATGCCCAGTTGGTGAAATCCGGTGATGCAAAGCTCAGCCGCACCGAAGAAAAGATGGTGGAAATGAGCAACGGCTGCATTTGCTGCACCCTGCGTGAAGACCTGATGCTGGAGGTGGGTAAATTGGCCCGCGAAGGTCGCTTCGATGCGCTGGTGATCGAGTCCACGGGCGTCTCAGAGCCCATGCCTGTGGCGGAGACCTTCACCTTTGAAGATGAGGCGGGGCACTCCCTTTCCGATTTAGCGCAACTGGACACGATGGTTACCGTGGTGGATGCCCGGAATTTTTTGGAAGACTACCACAGCACCGAAGACCTCCAAGACCGAGGCCAAGGCATGAGTGAGGAAGACGGGCGCACCCTAGCCCACCTGCTGACGGACCAGATCGAATTCGCCAACGTCATCCTCATCAACAAGACCGACTGCGTGGCACCTGAAGAAGTGAAGGAGATCCAGGGCATCATCCACGCCCTCAATCCCAAGGCAAAAGTCCACCTCACCCAGCACTCTGAGGTGCCCTTAGAAACAGTGATGCACACAGGTCTCTTTGACATGCAGGAGGCGGAAGAAAGCCAGGGCTGGCTGGACAGCCTCCAAGGCCACACGCCTGAGACTGAGGAGTATGGCATCAGCAGTTTCGTTTACCGGGCTCATCGCCCCTTTCACCCCGAGCGTTTTCAGGCCCACCTCAAGGCCTCCTGGGAAGGCGTGGTGAGGGCGAAAGGTCTCTTTTGGTTAGCCACTCGCATGGAACTGGCGGGTTTTGTTTCTCAAGCGGGCGTCTTGCGTGACACCCGCGCCCTTGGCTTTTTCTGGTCGGCCGTGGATCAGGCTGAATGGCCGCAGGATGCGGTGAGCCTCCAGGAGATCCAGGCAAACAGCCGTGACCCGTATGGCGATCGCCGACAGGAGATCGTCATCATCGGCCGTCACATGGATCAGGATTCCCTGCGTGCAAATTTTGATGCCTGTCTATTGACGGATGAGGAATACGCTGGAGGGCCTGCGGCCTGGAGCCGATTCCCCGATCCGTTTCCGAAATGGGGTCCTGCGGAAGAATAA
- a CDS encoding VWA domain-containing protein, producing the protein MRLPVFLTCLGLLSSTALAEPTSVELILDCSGSMWNKLSDGRYRIDAAKQVLSEFIATAPEKEDLHIGLRLYGSKVSHREPGACEDTALVVPIEGFQRGEMLKLVKEARAIGATPLAISLNAAAEDFTKPGKKQVIVFTDGEESCGGDVTAALAKLKSEGIDADVRIIGIGLPKGVAARFAVLAPIENADSVLKLAEALKNATATTVAIPAAPPKVEKLKVTVRVMKNGEPLAEGDISLTGGDKTPNKLTKGEEPGTWTGELPPGIYTAKVAPAGRTFTDLGVARSADNTFVLDVTELPKVTIEIPNEEITVLQEFALMFSGANGIGDQHIVIAPADAPDSAVPNLRDAIGKEATMAIIAPDLPGMYEARFTQRGANGSNVICGRSKPFEVKVPQVTLEVPATVTSSTPMTVKFKAPVQNNDWIGWVKAGAEDGEYQIYTRPTANSDSVQMNAPAEPGDYEMRYANEGSIKPFARKAFKVEAATLGLEAPETVMAGSMVAIGWKAPAVGNLYISIVEKTAQPGAYNDYRRLDGGENPLKILAPRKTGEMEIRITEEQQNKVIFSRPIKLTAMQATLKGPTEVAKDSPINIAWTGPAGAGDFVTITKVGAPESEYLDYAYVVDAPAMVEIKAPEEAGDYELRYTTQENEVIARQPIKVK; encoded by the coding sequence ATGCGCCTTCCCGTTTTCCTCACTTGTCTGGGTCTGTTGTCATCCACCGCGCTCGCCGAGCCGACCTCCGTGGAGCTCATCCTGGACTGCTCCGGCTCCATGTGGAACAAGCTCAGCGACGGGCGTTACCGCATTGATGCGGCGAAGCAGGTGCTCAGTGAATTTATCGCCACGGCGCCTGAAAAGGAAGATCTGCACATCGGTCTGCGACTCTATGGTTCCAAAGTGTCTCACCGTGAACCCGGGGCCTGTGAGGACACCGCCCTAGTCGTCCCCATCGAAGGTTTTCAGCGAGGTGAAATGCTGAAGCTGGTCAAAGAAGCCCGCGCCATCGGGGCCACACCGCTGGCCATCTCGCTGAATGCGGCGGCTGAGGATTTCACAAAACCGGGTAAGAAACAGGTCATCGTTTTTACCGATGGCGAAGAATCCTGCGGAGGCGATGTGACCGCAGCCTTGGCCAAACTGAAGTCCGAGGGCATTGATGCCGATGTGCGCATCATTGGCATCGGCCTGCCGAAAGGGGTGGCGGCGCGGTTTGCCGTCCTGGCCCCGATTGAAAACGCGGACAGCGTGCTGAAGCTGGCCGAGGCGCTCAAAAACGCTACCGCCACCACTGTCGCCATCCCTGCCGCTCCGCCAAAGGTGGAAAAGCTGAAGGTCACCGTGCGGGTCATGAAGAACGGGGAGCCGCTGGCGGAGGGTGACATCAGCCTCACCGGGGGAGACAAAACGCCCAATAAATTGACGAAGGGCGAGGAGCCCGGCACCTGGACAGGCGAGCTGCCGCCCGGGATCTACACAGCGAAGGTCGCCCCAGCCGGGCGCACATTCACGGACCTGGGCGTGGCGCGCTCAGCGGACAATACCTTCGTGCTGGATGTGACAGAACTGCCCAAGGTCACGATCGAAATTCCCAATGAAGAGATCACCGTGTTGCAGGAGTTTGCCCTGATGTTCTCGGGGGCCAATGGCATCGGTGACCAACACATCGTCATCGCTCCAGCAGACGCACCCGATTCCGCCGTGCCCAATCTGCGAGATGCGATTGGAAAAGAGGCCACGATGGCCATCATCGCCCCGGACCTGCCGGGCATGTATGAGGCGCGTTTCACCCAACGCGGGGCGAATGGGTCCAACGTGATTTGTGGCCGATCTAAACCCTTCGAGGTCAAAGTGCCGCAGGTCACGCTGGAAGTACCCGCCACCGTGACCTCCAGCACCCCGATGACGGTCAAATTCAAAGCCCCCGTTCAGAACAACGACTGGATCGGCTGGGTGAAAGCAGGCGCTGAAGATGGCGAATACCAAATTTACACACGCCCCACGGCCAACAGTGACAGCGTGCAGATGAATGCCCCGGCGGAACCTGGTGACTATGAAATGCGCTATGCCAACGAGGGCAGCATCAAGCCCTTCGCTCGCAAAGCCTTCAAGGTGGAGGCAGCCACACTGGGCCTGGAAGCTCCTGAAACCGTCATGGCCGGGTCCATGGTAGCCATCGGCTGGAAAGCCCCGGCTGTTGGGAATCTCTACATTTCCATCGTCGAAAAAACAGCACAGCCCGGTGCCTACAATGACTACCGCCGACTGGATGGCGGGGAGAATCCGCTGAAAATTCTGGCCCCGCGCAAGACTGGCGAAATGGAGATCCGGATCACTGAGGAGCAGCAAAACAAAGTGATATTTAGCCGGCCCATCAAACTCACGGCTATGCAGGCCACGCTCAAAGGCCCGACCGAAGTGGCCAAGGATTCACCCATTAACATCGCCTGGACAGGTCCTGCTGGCGCAGGAGACTTTGTCACCATCACCAAGGTCGGCGCGCCAGAGTCCGAATACCTCGACTATGCCTACGTCGTGGATGCTCCTGCCATGGTCGAGATCAAGGCCCCTGAAGAAGCCGGAGATTACGAGCTGCGCTACACCACCCAGGAAAACGAGGTGATCGCCCGACAGCCGATCAAGGTGAAGTGA
- a CDS encoding antitoxin → MTAIAKVFQNGRSQAVRLPKEFRVKGPEVYIRHTPEGILISERDPWDRMEEGCQQLSDEFLKAVEKREKKPPQKRKGSD, encoded by the coding sequence ATGACCGCCATCGCCAAAGTTTTTCAAAACGGGCGCAGCCAGGCCGTGCGACTGCCCAAGGAGTTTCGTGTCAAAGGCCCTGAGGTTTATATCCGCCACACTCCCGAAGGCATTTTGATCAGTGAACGCGATCCTTGGGATCGTATGGAAGAAGGCTGCCAGCAGCTTTCGGATGAGTTTCTGAAAGCCGTCGAAAAGCGTGAGAAAAAGCCGCCTCAGAAACGCAAAGGGTCTGACTGA
- a CDS encoding type II toxin-antitoxin system VapC family toxin codes for MIYLLDTDILIHMMRGLKIRVARTEAQKLRVQQARNILSACRAQSKAGHTVACSAITLAELEFGARNSLDYEQEAAATRLAMSAFHAFDWTVEGCVEAYGFIRHHLESKGKNIGENDQLIAAHAMALKAVLVTNNTREFTRIPGLKVENWTASS; via the coding sequence ATGATCTACTTGCTTGATACAGACATCCTCATTCACATGATGCGAGGACTGAAGATCAGGGTCGCCAGGACGGAGGCTCAGAAGCTGCGTGTGCAGCAGGCGCGAAACATTCTTTCAGCTTGCCGGGCACAGTCCAAGGCCGGGCATACGGTAGCTTGTTCAGCCATCACTCTGGCAGAGCTGGAGTTTGGCGCTCGCAATAGCCTGGACTATGAGCAGGAGGCCGCCGCCACCCGGCTGGCGATGTCTGCCTTTCATGCGTTTGACTGGACAGTGGAGGGCTGTGTGGAGGCTTATGGCTTCATCCGCCATCACTTGGAATCCAAAGGAAAAAACATTGGTGAAAATGACCAGCTCATTGCCGCCCATGCCATGGCATTAAAAGCTGTGCTGGTGACGAACAACACCCGTGAATTCACTCGCATTCCTGGACTGAAGGTGGAGAACTGGACGGCCTCCTCCTAA
- a CDS encoding nucleotidyltransferase domain-containing protein has product MSHQPQNIHAGTQVVTLISVHGSNHALVHPRGAVGIVTRTPCGEEQRYLVRFPDGFEAALLPNEMEVLKLFKDRLEGASNSLQNFALEDHVIYRCIVGSRAYGLETETSDTDLRGIYLAPADLHWSLYGAPEQFEDNEQQACYWELQKFLTMALKANPNILECLYSPLVEKATPIAQELLAIRDKFLSQMIFQTFNGYALSQFKKIEQDLRNQGQVRWKHAMHLLRLLMSGAGAVREGRVPVHVGERREELLAVKRGELTWEQVDAWRQRLHREFEQALAETKLPERPDYEAANQILILARRSKAA; this is encoded by the coding sequence ATGTCTCATCAACCCCAAAACATCCACGCTGGCACGCAGGTGGTCACGCTCATCAGCGTGCATGGCAGCAATCATGCCCTGGTACATCCGCGTGGGGCCGTGGGCATTGTAACAAGGACTCCCTGTGGTGAGGAGCAGCGTTACCTCGTGCGTTTTCCTGATGGCTTTGAAGCCGCTTTGCTGCCTAACGAGATGGAGGTGCTGAAGCTTTTCAAAGATCGCCTCGAGGGTGCCTCCAATAGCCTGCAAAACTTTGCGCTAGAGGATCATGTCATCTACCGCTGCATCGTCGGTTCTCGGGCTTATGGCCTGGAGACGGAGACTTCGGACACAGATTTGCGCGGCATCTACCTCGCCCCGGCAGATCTGCACTGGTCGCTTTATGGTGCACCCGAGCAGTTTGAGGACAACGAACAGCAGGCCTGCTACTGGGAGCTGCAGAAGTTTCTCACCATGGCCCTGAAAGCCAACCCCAACATCCTTGAGTGCCTGTATTCGCCGCTGGTGGAAAAGGCCACGCCCATTGCTCAGGAGCTGCTGGCGATTCGGGACAAGTTCCTCTCCCAGATGATCTTCCAGACCTTCAACGGTTATGCCCTCAGTCAGTTCAAAAAGATTGAGCAGGACCTGCGCAATCAGGGGCAGGTGCGCTGGAAGCACGCCATGCACCTCCTCCGCCTCCTCATGAGCGGAGCGGGGGCGGTACGCGAAGGCCGCGTGCCCGTGCATGTGGGCGAGCGCCGCGAGGAACTGCTGGCCGTGAAGCGCGGTGAACTCACCTGGGAGCAGGTGGATGCCTGGCGGCAGCGCCTGCACCGCGAATTCGAACAAGCCCTGGCCGAAACCAAGCTGCCCGAAAGACCGGACTATGAAGCGGCTAACCAAATATTAATTTTGGCGCGGCGCTCCAAAGCGGCCTAA
- a CDS encoding nucleotidyltransferase domain-containing protein, with protein sequence MTPSIAATVQDPRLQRITTAQPYPLLFATISGAHLYGFPSPDSDVDLRGAHVLPLRQVLGLDARHETVEDSRIIEGLEMDIVSHDVKKFFNLLLKKNGYVLEQLYSPLIVQTTPEHAELKEIAKGCITRHHSHHYLGFVHTQWELFLKESPHRVKPLLYVYRVLLTGIWMMRTGEVEANLVTLNETFRLPYVDDLIARKLAGPEQGTLDDADLAFHQSEFERLRAMLQAAHEASTLRELPEDAARSGINDLLIRVRLAQGI encoded by the coding sequence ATGACACCTTCCATCGCAGCCACGGTCCAAGACCCTCGCCTTCAGCGCATCACCACGGCGCAGCCTTATCCCTTGCTGTTTGCGACCATTAGCGGAGCGCACTTGTATGGCTTTCCGTCTCCGGATTCAGATGTGGATCTGCGAGGCGCGCATGTGCTGCCGCTCAGGCAGGTACTGGGACTGGATGCCCGGCATGAGACGGTGGAGGATTCCCGCATCATTGAGGGGCTGGAGATGGACATCGTCAGCCATGATGTGAAGAAGTTCTTCAACCTACTGCTGAAGAAAAACGGCTATGTGCTGGAGCAGCTTTATTCGCCGCTGATCGTGCAGACGACTCCGGAACATGCGGAGCTAAAGGAGATCGCCAAGGGCTGCATCACCCGTCATCATTCGCATCACTACCTGGGTTTTGTACACACGCAGTGGGAGCTGTTTTTGAAAGAATCGCCGCATCGGGTGAAGCCGCTGCTATATGTCTATCGTGTGCTGCTGACGGGCATCTGGATGATGCGCACGGGCGAGGTGGAGGCGAATCTGGTGACGCTGAATGAGACCTTTCGCCTGCCGTATGTGGATGACCTCATCGCCCGCAAGCTGGCCGGGCCTGAACAGGGCACGCTGGACGATGCAGACCTGGCTTTTCACCAGAGCGAGTTTGAGCGCCTGAGGGCCATGCTACAGGCCGCGCATGAGGCGAGCACGCTGCGGGAGCTACCCGAGGATGCAGCTCGTTCTGGCATCAATGACCTGCTCATCCGCGTGCGGCTGGCTCAGGGAATCTGA